In Pseudofrankia saprophytica, one genomic interval encodes:
- a CDS encoding antibiotic biosynthesis monooxygenase family protein: MPGPGAEPAADPGPAVPAVPAVPAVPAVPPRRPVAAPVLAIVRFRLPAGSGETAAAGEFAAGASRALTALGQADGYRSGRLARAVDDPDEWVLVTEWDGPGAWRRALGRFDVKMELTPLLAHAVDAPGAFEVLVGQDSPAAAPSGYGSALAPDAASAAPGR, from the coding sequence ATGCCTGGACCTGGAGCCGAGCCCGCCGCCGACCCGGGCCCGGCCGTCCCGGCCGTCCCGGCCGTCCCGGCCGTCCCGGCCGTCCCGCCCCGCCGTCCTGTGGCGGCGCCCGTGCTGGCGATCGTGCGGTTCCGGCTGCCGGCCGGCTCCGGTGAGACGGCCGCCGCCGGCGAGTTCGCGGCGGGAGCGAGCCGGGCATTGACCGCCCTGGGGCAGGCCGACGGCTACCGGTCAGGCCGGCTCGCACGCGCGGTCGACGACCCGGACGAGTGGGTGCTGGTCACCGAGTGGGACGGCCCGGGTGCCTGGCGGCGGGCGCTGGGCCGGTTCGACGTCAAGATGGAGCTGACTCCGCTGCTGGCCCACGCCGTCGACGCCCCGGGCGCGTTCGAGGTGCTCGTCGGTCAGGACAGTCCCGCGGCCGCCCCCAGCGGCTATGGCTCGGCCCTCGCCCCCGACGCCGCCAGCGCCGCCCCCGGCCGCTGA
- a CDS encoding isoprenyl transferase, whose product MSLQDGGVRPRRDPHPHPSGARPPTLPKELVPQHVAIVMDGNGRWATLRGLPRTKGHEAGEDALFDCVEGAIELGVRWMSVYAFSTENWKRSPDEVAFLMRFVDGVFGRRIDDMDALGVRVRWAGRRPRLWNSVIRRLEKAEERTHANDRLTLAMCINYGGRAEIADAAAAIARDVKNGLLRPEKIDERTVARYLDEPDMPDVDLLIRTSGEQRLSNFLLWQAAYAEFAFVDTLWPDFDRRDLWAACEDYARRDRRYGGVAASA is encoded by the coding sequence GTGAGCCTGCAGGATGGCGGGGTCAGGCCCCGCCGGGACCCGCATCCGCACCCGTCCGGGGCGCGTCCGCCGACGCTGCCGAAGGAGCTGGTGCCCCAGCACGTGGCCATCGTCATGGACGGCAACGGCCGCTGGGCGACGCTGCGCGGGCTGCCGCGGACGAAAGGCCACGAGGCGGGCGAGGACGCGCTCTTCGACTGCGTCGAGGGTGCCATCGAGCTCGGCGTCCGGTGGATGTCGGTCTACGCGTTCTCGACGGAGAACTGGAAGCGCTCACCGGACGAGGTGGCCTTCCTGATGCGCTTCGTCGACGGCGTGTTCGGCCGGCGCATCGACGACATGGACGCGCTCGGGGTGCGGGTCCGCTGGGCCGGCCGGCGCCCCCGGCTGTGGAACAGCGTCATCCGCCGCCTGGAGAAGGCCGAGGAGCGCACCCACGCCAACGACCGGCTCACGCTGGCGATGTGCATCAACTACGGCGGCCGGGCCGAGATCGCCGACGCCGCCGCCGCCATCGCCCGGGACGTGAAGAACGGCCTGCTGCGGCCGGAGAAGATCGACGAGCGCACCGTCGCCCGCTACCTCGACGAGCCGGACATGCCCGACGTCGACCTGCTCATCCGTACCTCCGGCGAGCAGCGCCTGTCGAACTTCCTGCTCTGGCAGGCGGCCTACGCCGAGTTCGCGTTCGTCGACACCCTCTGGCCCGACTTCGACCGCCGGGACCTGTGGGCCGCCTGCGAGGACTACGCCCGCCGCGACCGCCGGTACGGCGGCGTCGCGGCCAGTGCCTGA